The sequence cttctatttcctcaacatctgtgtcatgaagggctgcatttcccatagcataggattagctaggagagatcttctgtagggcctgggttacaaatggTCTGGGAACCAGACACacgggcattttgcctagttcaaaaccacttaccatggaattctcttcccaaATCATgggagacaatattgccttaaacaactgaaatacactgtgatcagatgcacttccttcagttagttggggttctgctgttgttcaccatttctgagtggagattttaaatcactgctattTCTTTGtgagcctgtccagtaaattagagagttctctcctgttgatagaactgcacttcaactttctccatgtcatcatggagggatggggaaaaagcaaagctgaaatcataaatgaggccTTTAGCAAAGGGTgattgtcttaaattcttcaataaatctgagctacagcctatcaaactgaactaatatccaattgggtgaccaaacagcctttaggaaagatagaaacccacatcacagagagacaatacatgacaaagaaagtgtcaagtgaaattccagagcaggttacatctgattattcagaattgggacaagagagtctcccatcacattctcctctgatccattcaaacctgcttccctcatccctgtctcaatagtcagttatgttatttacaaatgttttagtatcctagcatgcccataatgagggaaaaacagccctcttgctagaagtggctttacaatagatggaacctggaatttaaactctaaatgatcacactgtatttgggatccatttgaattccccttccaggtctttgacactttcatctccagtcatagcaactctgatataggattaaagaagtcaaaacatcatctgcaagcacagacaatggagaatgcttcatcacaagacactttgagaagtggatggatagaatgtgacgaagataaactctgcctggctcaggcaaaaggtaacagttctgcagtgaaggggaaggagggaatctttgagtcaccccatctccttctagtgtcacagaagctgaaattatactttttttctgcccctgctcctcttcatttacatataatttgaaaaattcccaagataactgctcttcagcacaacccagagcaacgtgagaacaactggcaaggatacaatctgtatcactggtgactctaacaataactttgcaacaggaggaatggtataaacgtgatgctccctggttcctcatagggaGGGCACACTCCAACTACTTATGGGACAAcagaaaggacaaataggtccatctcaaaagagggcgaactgcaaaaggcaaaaatgggccactcatctggacaagctgagggataacggtgctgcaaacagttcaaagagctttaaaagttactatgtgggaatcaggaaaagtattaaaaaacaaagtattgatagccctagagatttttacaatgttgatctctcttgcagagtctctgatggctaacatgggctgagtgccaagagaaggttttcccacactcatggcattcatagggcctctcccccgtgtgaaTTCTTTGATGGCTAATACGGtgcgagctgcgattgaaggttttccagcactcactgcattcgtagggtctttcccctctgtggattgtttgatgacgaataaggtgcgagctgcgactgaaggttttacaacactcatggcattcgtagggtctttcccctgtgtggattctctgatgaacagaaaggactgatatttgagtgaagcttttcccacactcacggcattcgtagggtctttcccctgtgtggatcctctgatgtttagaaagggctgagctgtcagtgaagcttttcccgcactcactgcattcatagggcctctcatctgtgtggattctctgatgaacagaaagggctgatctttgagtgaagcttttcccacacactctgcattcatagggcctttcccccgtgtggattctctgatgaacagaaaggggtgatctttgagtgaagcttttcccacactctctgcactcatagggcctctcatctgtgtggattctctggtgaaCAGAAAGGgatgatctttgagtgaagcttttcccacagtcactgcattcgtaggacctgtcccctgtgtggattctctgatgtctagaaaggtgtgagctgttagtgaaggttttcccacactcacggcattcatagggcttctcccccgtgtggattctctgatgttgagaaagggctgaactcttagtgaagcattttccacactcacagcatttatacggcctctcccccgtgtgaattctttgatggctaataaggtttgagctgcgattgaaggttttcccgcactcactgcattcgtagggtctttcccctctgtggattgtttgatgactaataaggtgcgaactgcgattgaaggttttcccacactcagggcatttgtagggcctctcccctgtgtggattctcagatgaacagaaaggCTTGATCTGTGAATGAAGTTttgcccacactcagtgcatgtattttttctctttcgcctaaggatttcctgttgtgttgtggtttccatgagaaccttctgagttccccaacaggaaataaatttacccaatttctcccctggctggtttccttgctctctttctggtctgtgctgaatctcccaggagtttccctgctcaggactcctggacacattccttttcgatctttgtgataatgctccgtgtttatccacttgctcaacatttttctgctgagaattgcGCTCCTCTTTCTCACGGACCATTGCATCatctgctgtgacagagacagacacctcaaacagggatggaacaggaaagaccaaaccaaaacaagtgctggagggaggtcaaataaaaatcaggagctgaactcccccaaactcttcccacaaacaatccaggaagtgtaggggacaatttcctggtgcaagtgctggaggaaccaactaggggacaagctcttcttgacctgctgctcacaaacagggaagaaatagtagaggaagcaatagtggatcagaacctgggagacagtgaccatgaggtggtcgagttcaggatcctgacacaaggaagaaaagagagcagtagaacagagaccctggacttcagaaaaccagacttcgactccctcagggaactgatgggcaaggtcccctgggagaataacatgacgggaaaaggagtcgaggaaagctggctatattttaaagaatccttattgaggttgcaggaacaaaccatcccgatgtgtaggaagaaaagtaaatatggcaggcgaccagcttggcttaacagtgaaatccttgctcgtcttaaacacaaaaaaacagcttacaagaagtggaagagtggacaaataaccagggaggagtataaaagtattgctcaggcatgcaggagtgaaattaggaaggccaaatcacacttggagttgcagctagccggagatgttaggagtaacaagaagggtttcttcaggtatgttagcaacaagaagaaagtcaaggaaagtgtgggccccttgctgaatgagggagggaacctagagacagaggatgtggagaaagctagtgtactcaatgctttttttgcctctgtcttgacagacaaggtcagttcccagacagctgtactctgcagcacggtatggggaggaggtgaccagctctctgtagagaaagaagtagttcgggactatttagaaaagctggatgagcacaagtccatggggccggatgcactgcatccgagggtgctaaaggagttggctgatgagactgcagagccattggccattatctttgaaaaatcatggtgatcgggggaggtccaggatgactggaaaaaagctaatgtagtgcccatctttaaaaaagggaagaaggaagatccagggaactacaggccaatcagtctcacctcagtccctggaaaaatcatggaaccaattctgaaccacttaaaggaggggaaagtgatcaggaacagtcagcatggattcaccaagggcaagtcatgcctgactaacctaattgccttctatgatgagataaccggctccgtggatgaggagaaagcagtggatgtgctatttctggactttagcaaagcgtttgatacagtctcccacagtattcttgccagcaagttaaagaagtatgggctggatgaatggacagtaaggtagatagaaaactggctagaaggtcgggctcaacgggtagtgatcaatggttccatgtctagttggcagccagtatcaagtggagtgccccaagggtcggtgctggggccggttttgttcaatatcttcattaacgatctggaggatggtgtggactgcaccctcagcaagtttgcagatgacactaaactgggaggagtggttgatacgctggagggtagggataggatacagagggacctagacaaattagaggactgggccaaaagaaacatgatgaggttcaacaaggacaagtgcagagtcctgcacttaggacggaagaatcccatgcactgctacagactagggaccgaatggctgggcagcagctctgcagaaaaggacctaggggttacggtggacgaaaaactgaatatgagtcaacagtgtgcccttgttgccaagaaggctaatggcattttgggttgtataagtacgggcatttccagcagatcgagggatgtgatcattcccctctattcaacgctggtgaggcctcatttggagtactgtgtccagttttgggccccacactacaagaaggatgtggataaattggagagagtccagcggaggacaacaaaaatgattagggggctggagcacatgacttatgaggagaggctgagggaactgggattgtttagcctgcagaagagaagaatgaggggcatttgatagctgctttcaactacctgaaagggggttccaaagaggatggatctagactgttctcagtggtagaagatgacagaacaaagagtaatggtctcaagttgcagtgggggtggtttaggttggacattagaaaaaactatttcactagtagggtggtgaagcactggaatgggttatctagggaggtggtggaatctccttccttagaggttttcaaggtcaggcttgacaaagccctggctgggatgatttagttgggtttggtcctgctttgagcagggggttggactagatacctcctgaggtcccttccaaccctgagattctatgattctatgattctaaataagagagaggaggggatcaattcagccttcacatcccatccaaatacgcagggggaagggaggaagctactgcctggtgtctgctaggatctataggaagccatgagctatatttaccctgaggatatgacccctgctagggataataatgaactgagacacctccccaagggctttgtagggcatcccagatgtttccttcaggcacttacagattctgaggtggtttaatgtttcctcacctgtgcggggagctctcaggatctctctttcctctgaaccctggaggtctgggacccatggctcttccccttgttccagctgggagatcacatcaggctgggtaacaggaaaccctgctcagatgaaagaaaacaaaggagttcagttgatttcataagactttgtcataaaaaacattctattaatttaacttcagtgcttagtgtgacctggtgggccagaggcaggtctcactgaaaatgccaagatcagggcaggctgaaaaagggatcacCCACTTGGGTTATCGAGacgctgaaaaaagaaatcacacggccccctttattgcatcccagttctctgactcctaatgagcacttaggtccagtacagtgagaggttatttcaaaactctgctcacataaacaaaatgatcttctgaccccaaaggtcagccacGTTACCAGGTCAGCATAGGTTTgtatcttacccaaaataccacactgccagccaatccttagcatctaaactaaaggtttaaacaaaagaaagaaagaaagttaaatgggaaagcagtcagatacattccaaaatggatatatcaggttcttagcagtattggtgagttgccgGTGTGAAAATCtgcctggaacacatccacagcttggatgggtcattcagtcctttgttccagggttcagtttgtagagaagttgctccagaggcaggaaaggggattgaagacaaaacggagatgatgcagctgccctttacattcctttgccatgtggcttgta is a genomic window of Mauremys reevesii isolate NIE-2019 linkage group 14, ASM1616193v1, whole genome shotgun sequence containing:
- the LOC120381734 gene encoding zinc finger protein OZF-like, which gives rise to METTTQQEILRRKRKNTCTECGQNFIHRSSLSVHLRIHTGERPYKCPECGKTFNRSSHLISHQTIHRGERPYECSECGKTFNRSSNLISHQRIHTGERPYKCCECGKCFTKSSALSQHQRIHTGEKPYECRECGKTFTNSSHLSRHQRIHTGDRSYECSDCGKSFTQRSSLSVHQRIHTDERPYECRECGKSFTQRSPLSVHQRIHTGERPYECRVCGKSFTQRSALSVHQRIHTDERPYECSECGKSFTDSSALSKHQRIHTGERPYECRECGKSFTQISVLSVHQRIHTGERPYECHECCKTFSRSSHLIRHQTIHRGERPYECSECWKTFNRSSHRISHQRIHTGERPYECHECGKTFSWHSAHVSHQRSHTGEKPYMCSEYGKCFNQSSALITHRRIHTVGNLPAFLLDWDVTVWLDEGVNTSEIYKGKMLGRRVPQIVIALKPCPME